One segment of Synechococcus sp. A15-24 DNA contains the following:
- a CDS encoding recombinase family protein has protein sequence MGHFVTYLSLSHDSKNGRNYGLDAQRRNLYVFLSACCPDVEGCEELGSYQEVETATDNDRPELTKAIAQCKATGVTLLAARLDRLSRRVSFIAALLEEEGLEFKVASMPHADKFQLHIYSALAEQEREFISARTKAGLASAKARGVKLGGLRPNQERARAAQQAKADSEAERLRGFLSAFTANTATLAQIADALMAAGVKTPAGKTAWQPTQVARTMKRLGLERTAQ, from the coding sequence ATGGGTCACTTCGTCACCTACCTCAGTCTGTCGCATGACAGCAAGAACGGCCGCAATTACGGTCTGGATGCTCAGCGCCGTAATTTGTACGTTTTTCTGAGCGCTTGCTGCCCCGACGTTGAAGGCTGCGAAGAGCTTGGGAGCTACCAAGAAGTCGAAACCGCAACTGACAACGATCGTCCTGAGCTGACCAAAGCCATCGCGCAGTGCAAGGCAACTGGAGTAACGCTGCTGGCGGCTCGTCTCGATCGCTTGTCGCGTCGTGTCTCCTTTATTGCTGCGCTGCTGGAGGAGGAGGGCCTGGAGTTCAAGGTGGCCTCGATGCCGCATGCGGACAAATTCCAACTCCACATCTATTCAGCCCTGGCGGAGCAGGAGCGGGAATTCATCAGTGCAAGAACGAAGGCGGGCCTGGCGTCAGCCAAGGCTCGCGGGGTGAAGTTGGGAGGGCTGCGGCCAAATCAAGAACGAGCAAGGGCTGCTCAGCAAGCAAAGGCGGATTCAGAGGCAGAAAGGCTTCGCGGCTTTCTGTCTGCCTTCACTGCGAACACCGCAACGCTCGCTCAAATTGCTGATGCGTTGATGGCAGCAGGCGTCAAAACGCCTGCTGGCAAGACCGCTTGGCAACCAACTCAGGTGGCGAGAACGATGAAACGACTTGGTTTAGAACGCACAGCGCAATAA
- a CDS encoding virulence-associated E family protein: MTAITNRITSPREVVKLLTELFGDRLKFNEMRNDVELDGEILLNRDTQQAYFILSEELDVEVTKALAMDAMIRAALKNSYHPVRQYLYGLLGSYEEGLLEPANLDSLVARYLRPTGESKFEELYSVYLRKWLIAFVARQYEPGFKYDHIVTLQVEGGCRKSSFWSALVGGDYITAGFSMPKSGDVTAKVLQTIHQFAAVELTELGKRVSGRLEATDSFKAFVTSVRDDFVPQYGRTSESHKRGFVLCGLINDEANFLSDPTGNRRYQIITVQKAKVDPIDTDQLLAERDSILLAAVLAYKEGELPMLPLELSELADEDNLQYMQEVAMTLEIARFAKQRPYFRGIECWKEVFNGEEKDYERNKGMVGRGIAPIKWIKAGQKEWIEGSRQNVYRCNHELRLEIEDQERAMQFGDGPLF; encoded by the coding sequence ATGACTGCCATTACTAATCGAATTACATCACCGCGTGAAGTGGTGAAACTGTTGACTGAGTTATTTGGTGACAGGCTCAAGTTCAACGAGATGCGCAACGATGTTGAACTGGATGGAGAGATTCTGCTGAACCGAGATACTCAGCAGGCTTACTTCATCTTGTCAGAAGAGCTTGACGTTGAAGTTACGAAGGCTCTTGCAATGGATGCCATGATCCGCGCTGCATTGAAGAACAGCTATCACCCTGTTCGTCAGTATCTTTATGGACTGTTGGGGAGTTACGAAGAAGGTTTGCTGGAGCCTGCAAACCTTGATTCGCTAGTTGCTCGTTATTTGAGACCTACGGGTGAATCCAAGTTTGAAGAGCTCTATTCGGTCTATTTACGTAAATGGTTGATTGCCTTCGTTGCTAGGCAGTATGAGCCTGGCTTCAAGTATGACCACATCGTCACTTTGCAAGTGGAAGGTGGTTGCCGTAAATCTTCGTTCTGGTCTGCCTTGGTCGGTGGTGACTACATCACTGCTGGTTTCTCAATGCCAAAGTCGGGTGATGTCACTGCCAAGGTATTGCAGACCATCCATCAGTTTGCCGCTGTAGAGCTAACTGAGTTGGGCAAGCGCGTCTCTGGACGTCTTGAAGCTACTGACAGCTTCAAGGCTTTCGTGACGAGCGTTAGGGATGACTTTGTTCCTCAATACGGTCGAACTTCAGAATCCCATAAGCGTGGGTTTGTTCTTTGCGGCTTAATTAACGACGAAGCTAACTTCCTCAGCGATCCAACTGGCAATAGGCGCTATCAGATCATTACTGTTCAGAAGGCCAAGGTCGATCCCATTGACACTGACCAGCTCTTGGCTGAGCGAGATTCCATCTTGCTGGCAGCAGTCTTGGCATACAAAGAAGGAGAACTTCCAATGCTTCCGCTTGAGCTTTCTGAGCTTGCTGACGAAGACAACCTTCAGTACATGCAGGAAGTTGCCATGACGCTTGAAATTGCCCGATTTGCAAAACAGCGTCCTTACTTCCGAGGCATCGAATGTTGGAAGGAAGTCTTCAACGGTGAAGAGAAGGACTATGAACGCAACAAAGGGATGGTTGGCCGAGGTATTGCCCCGATCAAGTGGATCAAGGCAGGACAGAAGGAGTGGATCGAGGGATCACGCCAAAATGTCTATCGGTGTAACCACGAGTTGCGCCTGGAGATCGAGGACCAAGAACGCGCAATGCAGTTCGGCGACGGCCCACTGTTCTGA
- the hemC gene encoding hydroxymethylbilane synthase, which produces MALTELRIASRRSQLAMVQTNWVKAELEKAHPGLTIMVEAMATQGDKILDVALAKIGDKGLFTKELEAQMLVGRADIAVHSLKDLPTNLPEGLMLGCISEREDPADALVVNAKNQAFKLDTLPQGAVVGTSSLRRLAQLRHHYPHLIFKDVRGNVITRLEKLDSGDYDCLILAAAGLSRLGFGDRIHQIIPGDISLHAVGQGALGIECVEWKPEVLEIIKVLEHTTTSRRCLAERAFLRELEGGCQVPIGVNSQISNDDLTLTGMVASLDGRRLIRDEASGSAADPESIGIELAGKLKQQGAGAILKEIFDEVRPEA; this is translated from the coding sequence ATGGCTCTCACCGAACTGCGCATCGCCTCACGTCGCAGTCAGCTGGCGATGGTGCAGACCAACTGGGTGAAGGCGGAGTTGGAGAAAGCCCACCCTGGACTCACCATCATGGTGGAGGCGATGGCCACGCAGGGGGACAAGATCCTGGATGTGGCTCTGGCCAAGATCGGCGACAAGGGCTTGTTCACCAAGGAACTGGAAGCGCAGATGCTGGTGGGACGCGCGGACATCGCCGTCCATTCCCTCAAGGATTTACCCACCAACCTGCCTGAGGGCCTGATGCTGGGCTGCATCAGCGAACGGGAAGACCCCGCCGACGCACTGGTCGTGAATGCCAAGAATCAGGCTTTCAAGCTCGACACCCTTCCCCAAGGAGCGGTGGTGGGCACCAGCTCCCTGCGCCGGCTGGCACAGCTGCGTCACCACTACCCCCACCTGATCTTCAAGGACGTTCGCGGCAACGTGATCACGCGCCTTGAGAAGCTCGACTCAGGCGACTACGACTGTCTGATCCTGGCGGCCGCTGGCCTTAGCCGCCTGGGATTCGGCGACCGGATCCACCAGATCATCCCCGGTGACATTTCTCTTCATGCCGTTGGCCAGGGCGCCCTTGGCATCGAATGCGTGGAATGGAAACCAGAGGTTCTGGAAATCATCAAGGTGCTGGAGCACACCACCACCTCCCGCCGCTGTCTGGCAGAACGCGCCTTCCTGCGAGAGCTGGAGGGGGGCTGCCAGGTGCCGATTGGTGTTAACAGCCAGATCAGCAATGACGACCTCACCCTCACGGGCATGGTGGCAAGCCTGGATGGCAGGCGCCTGATCCGCGATGAGGCCAGTGGTTCCGCTGCTGACCCCGAGTCCATCGGCATCGAGCTGGCCGGCAAACTCAAGCAGCAGGGCGCAGGAGCCATCCTCAAGGAAATCTTTGATGAGGTCCGTCCCGAGGCCTGA
- a CDS encoding recombinase family protein, with amino-acid sequence MGQFVAYLRLSRDSKNGSNYGLDAQRRDLDVFLSACCPDADGCEELGSYQEVETATDNDRPELTKAIAQCKATGATLLVARLDRLSRRVSFIASLLEEKGLEFKVASMPHADKFQLHIYSALAEQEREFISARTKAGLAAAKARGVKLGGLRPNQERARAAQQAKADSEAERLRGFLSAFTTNTATLAQIAEALMAAGMKTPAGKTVWQPTQVARTIRRLGLER; translated from the coding sequence ATGGGTCAGTTCGTCGCCTACCTCCGCTTGTCTCGCGACAGCAAAAACGGCAGTAATTACGGCCTCGACGCTCAGCGGCGCGACTTAGATGTCTTCTTGAGCGCTTGCTGCCCTGATGCTGATGGCTGCGAAGAGCTTGGGAGCTACCAAGAAGTCGAAACCGCAACTGACAACGATCGTCCTGAGCTGACCAAAGCCATCGCGCAGTGCAAGGCAACAGGAGCAACGCTGCTCGTGGCGCGTCTTGATCGCTTGTCGCGTCGTGTCTCCTTTATCGCCTCGCTGCTGGAAGAGAAGGGCTTGGAATTCAAGGTGGCTTCGATGCCACACGCGGATAAGTTCCAACTCCACATTTATTCAGCCCTGGCGGAGCAGGAGCGGGAGTTCATCAGCGCAAGAACGAAAGCTGGCCTGGCGGCAGCCAAGGCCCGCGGAGTGAAGCTGGGAGGACTGCGGCCAAATCAAGAACGAGCAAGGGCTGCTCAGCAAGCAAAGGCGGATTCAGAAGCAGAGAGGCTCCGCGGCTTTCTGTCTGCATTCACTACCAACACCGCAACGCTCGCTCAGATTGCTGAAGCGCTCATGGCGGCTGGTATGAAAACACCAGCAGGAAAAACTGTCTGGCAGCCGACTCAAGTTGCGAGAACAATTAGGCGACTTGGTCTGGAGCGATGA
- a CDS encoding DUF6561 domain-containing protein produces MAEGTIRLLLLSSGELLMARLRTTTDGDGQPAYQLIRPRRVLSCDSEAEGFTLTPFLSGLTPQSNLVLFKHAVASVLEPDGLLLQAYATQTSQECPLEETPVERLKRAFQEFTESFED; encoded by the coding sequence ATGGCAGAGGGCACCATTCGCCTTCTCCTTTTAAGCAGTGGTGAGTTGCTCATGGCACGGTTGCGCACCACCACTGATGGCGACGGTCAGCCTGCTTATCAATTGATTCGCCCCAGGCGGGTGCTTAGCTGCGACAGCGAGGCTGAGGGCTTCACCTTGACCCCTTTCCTCAGTGGACTCACTCCCCAGAGCAACCTGGTGTTGTTCAAGCATGCCGTGGCCTCAGTCCTTGAACCCGATGGCCTCCTGTTGCAGGCTTACGCGACCCAGACCTCCCAGGAGTGCCCCCTGGAGGAAACACCGGTGGAGCGACTGAAACGCGCGTTTCAAGAATTTACGGAGAGTTTTGAGGACTAA